The Photobacterium sanguinicancri genome includes the window TTACTTGCAGAGCACCCTAAGTATTCTTTTGTCATGGTGCATGCAGGTATTCCCGTACAGTGGGATTTAGAGCAAGTGCAGCAGCAAGCTCGACGTGTTGAAGCCGTACTTCAATCGGATCGCTACCTATGGCTACTTAAAAACATGTACGGCGACGGGCCAAATCAATGGTCTGCATCACTGACAGAATTGGAACAGCTTCGTTTCACCATCAATGCTTTAACGCGTATGCGATTTTGTTACCCCGATGGCAAGCTCGATATGGATTGTAAACTTTCACCGGGAGAGGCTGACATCGGTGAATTAGTGCCATGGTTTCAACTACCGCGAGCAAAGCAGCTAAATAAGAAAATTATTTTTGGTCATTGGGCTGCGCTGATGGGACATGAAGATGAGCACGTTATCGGATTGGATACAGGATGTGTATGGGGCAACAGTATGACGCTACTACGTTGGGAGGATGGACAGCGCTTCGTCAAAGAATGTCCACTTTATGCGTAATGACGGTCTGTTTGTCTTCAATACTTGCGGTATAAAACAATATAAAAGAAAAGGGTGAGATCAGAGAGCTCACCCTTCAGGCTATTAGTAATCACTCACCTTGACTGAATCTAGAGTCGCTATACTTTATACACGTTCAAGTATCACAAACCGCATGTCATAGGCATTTTTATCATCAGCTTGATAACCTTCTTCTTGGCTAACAGACCAACCCTGCCCCCAATCGGGAAAGCAAGTATCGCCATCAAGGTCAGCATCAATGAAGGTTAAATACAAAGCATTTGCCATCGGTAAGCAAGCTTGATAAATACTACCACCGCCGATAACCATCAACTCTTCAATATCGCCAGCCGCGATAATCGCTGCATCAATATCAGCAACAACCGTGACCCCTTCCGCTTGGTAGTCCGCATTACGACTAATTACAATATTTTGGCGGCCAGGTAATGGACGACCTATCGACTCAAACGTCTTGCGGCCCATCACAATCGGTTTACCGAGTGTTGAGCGTTTAAACCAGGCAAAATCAGCAGGTAAATGCCATGGCATTGCATTGTCTTTACCAATAATTCGGTTATTCGCCATCGCGGCAATCATACTGATTTTCATCTAAAATCCTCTGGTTTTATCATCCATCACAGCGCTTCCCGATCTTAAGAAGCATTACACTACTGGTCGGCGACGATAAAACAATAGCCCTGGCATTGCCAGCCCTATTGCCAGTGCTGCGACGATAAACACCGCCTTCACACCATTATCCATCAATGCAGCTAATAACTGAGGGTTATAACCTTTGTGGTTAATTTCAACAATCGCAATCATGGCTTTAAAAGCAAACACTCCCGGTACCATTGGGATCATCGCCGCGACAGTAAACACTTTAGGGTGGGCCAGAAAACGGTGAGACCAATGCACACCAATCATGCCCACTAAGGTCGCGGCACATAATGTCGCCCACTCAATCGGCACGCCATAATGCATCAGTAAAAAGCGACAACCGTGACCAAGTGCGCCACCAATTGCGCAATATTTCAATGCCTTTTGTGGCACGTTAAATACAAGCGCAAATCCTACAGCAGGAATAGATGCGAAGAACATGTCATTCAACAAGGCAAGCAGTAACGATGACGTATCCATTATAACCACCCCCAAACACCGAGCACATTCATCGCGACCACGATACCTAAACTGGTTGATAACGTCAGTAAGGTGGCCATCGTCCAGCGAGCAATGCCCATATTGGCGTAGCCTTTCACCATATCTGATACCGCATTAATCAAAGGAAAGCCGGGCACAAACATCAGTACTGATGATGCCATCGCAAGAAATGGAGTCTCGCCAATGTGATATACCTGCCCAAAGCCAGCAATCAAGGTCGTCACAAATGCAGACACCCCAAAGTTAACTAAGGGGTTAAAATGGGCATGTGCAATTTCTTGTCGAACGAACATGCCAACCGCAGACGCGACAAAGGTAAGCGCAAATACAGGCCAATCTCCTCCCGCTAAACGACTGAAAGAAGCGCAAGATAGGCCGATCATCACAATGACTAAAAAACGGTTATAGCGCATCGGCTGCACTTCTTCGAGACGATCATGGACCGACTCAAGATCCAACAAACCCCGTTCAGCCATAATACAAATACGTTGAATATCGGTGACGACCTGCATATTGATCCCACGATCTTGGCAACGTCTTGTGGTCGTTATACAGCGCCCTTGATGTAATGTGGTGATCACCATTGAGCTTGCAGATAACGACACCTCTACGCTATCCACACCTAACGCTAACCCTAAACGTCGCGTCACTTCCATCACTAAGGTACTTTCCGCCCCGTGCTGTAACAACTTTTGACCCGCACCAACGGCTAAACGTGAAATTTCACGCTGCTGAGGCTCTGTTAATGATTGTTCTGGTGATGACATCCTGTTCCCTCAATCTAGTATCACTTGCAAATTATCATACAAAGCGAGATCCTCAGTGTTGATTAGGCACAAAAAAAGCCGCTCATCTCTGAGCGGCTTTCGTTTATTATTTTATCGACAAGATAAAAGATTAAGGTTTGTAGATGATTTCAACATCGTAATCATCTTCATTCCAATTATCCCAATCATCATCGTCGTCATCGCTGTCTTCAGCTTCTTTCATTTTCTGGGTATGGTAATCATCCCATTTGAAGTCCACTTTATCTTCAGGCGCTTCTTCAACAAGTGCTTCAGCAGGCATCGTTTCGATAAGTTCCATCAAATCGTAAGACAGTTGCTGAAGACCCATGCGATTGATCGCTGAGATGCTGTAGTGCTTATCTTCCCACGCTAATGCTTCTAAGATCTCTTCGATCTTCGCTTGTGCATCTTCGTCAGAAAGAAGATCTACTTTATTGAAAATTAACCAACGTGGCTTATTCGACAGTTTGTCACTGTACTGTTCAAGCTCGTTAATAATCGTAAATGCATTTTCAATCGGATCTGAACCATCAGCAGGTAAAAGGTCGATCATGTGCAGTAACACACGACAACGCTCTAAGTGCTTCAAGAAACGAATACCTAAACCAGCACCATCCGCTGCACCTTCGATAAGGCCAGGAATGTCAGCAACCACGAAGCTACGATCATCACCCACACGAACAACACCAAGGCTTGGTACTAGTGTCGTAAACGGGTAATCAGCAACTTTAGGTTTTGCCGCAGATACAGAACGAATGAAAGTTGATTTACCCGCATTTGGTAAACCAAGCATGCCCACGTCAGCCAACAACAGTAGCTCTAAACGTAAGTGACGAATTTCACCTTTTGTACCCATGGTCTTTTGACGTGGAGCACGGTTAACCGATGATTTAAAACGTGTGTTACCTAAACCGTGGAAGCCACCTTTAGCCACCATGATTTTCATACCATGCTCGGTAAGATCGGCAATCACTTCACCCGTTTCTTCATCAACAGCACGTGTACCAACAGGCACAGATAACACACTATCTTCACCACGTTTACCCGTACAGTTACCACCGCGACCATTCTCACCACGTACCGCAGCATGAAAACGCTCAAAACGGAAATCGATCAAAGTATTCAGGTTTTCGTCAGCCAGTAGGTATACATCGCCGCCATCGCCGCCATCACCACCGTCAGGACCACCACGAGGAACATACTTTTCAGTACGGAAACTAACGGTACCATTACCGCCATCACCCGCATCAACGCGGATTACCGCTTCATCTACAAATTTCATTTTTCTCTCCGCGCTGTGGCGTTTAATTACAAGGCAACGACAACCTATCGCTATCACTACCTGTATTAACTATTGCAAATAGCCGTTACACATTACGCTGTCGGATGAATTTATGCCCAATAGCACAAAACATAGCACCGCTCACGACAACCAAGGCGCCTAGATACCCAAGAATATTCAAAGGTGCAGCCACAAAAAATTGCGGCCAAACAAGGCTAGCTAAATCAACAAATATGATCGTAAACAAGGGAGCTAAAGTTATCACTGCGCTCACTTGCGATGCCTGCCAGCGTGCCATTGCTTCTGCAAATGCACCGTAACCGACAAGCGTATTTATACAGCAAAACATCAACATGCCTAGCTGTCTCGAATCCATTAGTAACAGTTGCTCTGGCTCTGCCATCGGTGTCAGCATGACGGCACAAATAACGTAGATCATTAATAAGATCTGTGCAGAACTGTAGTGCTTTAACAACTGCTTTTGGGCAAGCCCATACACCACCCAAACTAAGGCGGCTAACACTGCTAATGATACGCCAACTGTATAACCAGTAAAACTAGTGAACAGTTCTAACAAGCGTTCATTAAAGAACAATAGCAAACCAAGAAGTAAGCACCCCACCCCTAAAATCTGGTGGACCCCAAGTTTTTCTTTAAACACCCAAGCACTGGAGATCAACAAGATCACGGGTGCCAATTGGATGATCACTTGAACAACGGGGGGATGTAAATATTCTAGCGCACTATTGAAAAGAACAAAGTTTCCAGCAAGGCCAATGCTCGCTAATATGAGAATAACGGCACTGCTTTTGCCACCTACTAACCGCGTAGGTAGTTGTTTACGAAAGCCTAATATCAACCCAAGCCCAATAGAAGCCGTAAGAAAGCGATACCAAACGATAGTAAAAGGTGACATCACTTCGACAGCCTGCTTCATCGCAATAGGTAGCGCCCCCCAAAATACAGCGGTGGTTAGCGCCAAAGCGATGCCTATTGTCGTGTTTTTACTCGACATACAGACCCCTCAATGTGACTTATATCATGTATTTATCATCAGCAGAGCCAAACTCACACATCAAAATAAACACCGACATAATAAAAAGCCCCGCCAATTGGCAGGGCTTTGATATTCATTACGAGGCTAAATTATTCAGCTTCGATAGAAATGAATTTACGGTTTTTAGGACCTTTAACTTCGAACTTCACTTTACCGTCAGATAGAGCGAATAGAGTGTGGTCTTTACCGCAACCTACGTTGTTACCAGCGTGGAATTTAGTACCACGTTGACGTACGATGATGTTACCTGCAAGTACAGATTCGCCACCGAAACGCTTAACACCTAGGCGTTTGCTTTCTGAATCACGGCCGTTATTAGTAGAACCGCCAGCTTTTTTATGTGCCATTTTTTATTCTCCTGTTATTAAGCGCTGATGCCAGTAATTTTGACTTCAGTGAACCACTGACGGTGGCCCATTTGCTTACGAGAATGCTTACGGCGACGGAACTTAACGACTTTAATTTTATCGCCACGACCGTGTGTAACAACTTCAGCTGTTACTTTACCGCCAGCTACGAAAGGTGCACCAACGGTAACTTCTTCACCGTTAGCTACTAGAAGAACACTGTCAAACTCAACGTTTGCGCCAGTTTCTGCGTCTAGTTTTTCCAAGCGTAAGGTTTGGCCTTCGCTCACTCGGTGTTGTT containing:
- the rplU gene encoding 50S ribosomal protein L21, yielding MYAVFQSGGKQHRVSEGQTLRLEKLDAETGANVEFDSVLLVANGEEVTVGAPFVAGGKVTAEVVTHGRGDKIKVVKFRRRKHSRKQMGHRQWFTEVKITGISA
- the cgtA gene encoding Obg family GTPase CgtA; this translates as MKFVDEAVIRVDAGDGGNGTVSFRTEKYVPRGGPDGGDGGDGGDVYLLADENLNTLIDFRFERFHAAVRGENGRGGNCTGKRGEDSVLSVPVGTRAVDEETGEVIADLTEHGMKIMVAKGGFHGLGNTRFKSSVNRAPRQKTMGTKGEIRHLRLELLLLADVGMLGLPNAGKSTFIRSVSAAKPKVADYPFTTLVPSLGVVRVGDDRSFVVADIPGLIEGAADGAGLGIRFLKHLERCRVLLHMIDLLPADGSDPIENAFTIINELEQYSDKLSNKPRWLIFNKVDLLSDEDAQAKIEEILEALAWEDKHYSISAINRMGLQQLSYDLMELIETMPAEALVEEAPEDKVDFKWDDYHTQKMKEAEDSDDDDDDWDNWNEDDYDVEIIYKP
- a CDS encoding symmetrical bis(5'-nucleosyl)-tetraphosphatase, with the translated sequence MATYLVGDIQGCLDDLRYLLDQAQFNPLNDELWLAGDLVARGPQSLETLRFVKNLGKNATTVLGNHDLHLLAVAEGIAKCKAKDKTQAILDADDSQELLEWLRQQPLLAEHPKYSFVMVHAGIPVQWDLEQVQQQARRVEAVLQSDRYLWLLKNMYGDGPNQWSASLTELEQLRFTINALTRMRFCYPDGKLDMDCKLSPGEADIGELVPWFQLPRAKQLNKKIIFGHWAALMGHEDEHVIGLDTGCVWGNSMTLLRWEDGQRFVKECPLYA
- the folA gene encoding type 3 dihydrofolate reductase; this translates as MKISMIAAMANNRIIGKDNAMPWHLPADFAWFKRSTLGKPIVMGRKTFESIGRPLPGRQNIVISRNADYQAEGVTVVADIDAAIIAAGDIEELMVIGGGSIYQACLPMANALYLTFIDADLDGDTCFPDWGQGWSVSQEEGYQADDKNAYDMRFVILERV
- a CDS encoding threonine/serine exporter family protein; the protein is MDTSSLLLALLNDMFFASIPAVGFALVFNVPQKALKYCAIGGALGHGCRFLLMHYGVPIEWATLCAATLVGMIGVHWSHRFLAHPKVFTVAAMIPMVPGVFAFKAMIAIVEINHKGYNPQLLAALMDNGVKAVFIVAALAIGLAMPGLLFYRRRPVV
- the rpmA gene encoding 50S ribosomal protein L27; amino-acid sequence: MAHKKAGGSTNNGRDSESKRLGVKRFGGESVLAGNIIVRQRGTKFHAGNNVGCGKDHTLFALSDGKVKFEVKGPKNRKFISIEAE
- a CDS encoding DMT family transporter, translated to MSSKNTTIGIALALTTAVFWGALPIAMKQAVEVMSPFTIVWYRFLTASIGLGLILGFRKQLPTRLVGGKSSAVILILASIGLAGNFVLFNSALEYLHPPVVQVIIQLAPVILLISSAWVFKEKLGVHQILGVGCLLLGLLLFFNERLLELFTSFTGYTVGVSLAVLAALVWVVYGLAQKQLLKHYSSAQILLMIYVICAVMLTPMAEPEQLLLMDSRQLGMLMFCCINTLVGYGAFAEAMARWQASQVSAVITLAPLFTIIFVDLASLVWPQFFVAAPLNILGYLGALVVVSGAMFCAIGHKFIRQRNV
- a CDS encoding threonine/serine exporter family protein, with product MSSPEQSLTEPQQREISRLAVGAGQKLLQHGAESTLVMEVTRRLGLALGVDSVEVSLSASSMVITTLHQGRCITTTRRCQDRGINMQVVTDIQRICIMAERGLLDLESVHDRLEEVQPMRYNRFLVIVMIGLSCASFSRLAGGDWPVFALTFVASAVGMFVRQEIAHAHFNPLVNFGVSAFVTTLIAGFGQVYHIGETPFLAMASSVLMFVPGFPLINAVSDMVKGYANMGIARWTMATLLTLSTSLGIVVAMNVLGVWGWL